One window of the Mycobacterium sp. SVM_VP21 genome contains the following:
- a CDS encoding universal stress protein gives MSPQHTHPGIVVGVDGSTSSMVAVEWAARDAEMRNVTLKVVHIVGPVVVASDGWSDIPAPGDYAQWREDQARQVVEQAYQLALAAGVPSRAPRVTTEVILQAPIVPTMVELSKQAEMVVVGCRGQSAVASALLGSVSSGVVHRAHCPVTVVHDEDPLMARSPQAPVVVGVDGSPTSQLATEIAFDEADRRGVGLIALHAWSDMGPVDFASMNWAPIEWRNIQDQEEEVLAERLCGYQDRYPDVAVHKIVVSDRPAPRLLEQAQTAQLVVVGSHGRGGFPGMLLGSVSRAVVNSARIPVIVARMPRRD, from the coding sequence ATGTCACCCCAGCACACACACCCTGGAATCGTGGTCGGTGTCGATGGTTCAACATCGTCGATGGTGGCGGTTGAATGGGCCGCGCGCGACGCTGAGATGCGCAATGTCACGCTGAAGGTAGTGCACATCGTGGGACCCGTGGTCGTGGCTAGCGATGGGTGGTCAGATATCCCGGCGCCTGGCGACTATGCGCAGTGGCGCGAAGACCAGGCGCGCCAAGTCGTCGAGCAGGCTTACCAGCTCGCTCTCGCGGCTGGTGTGCCCAGCCGCGCACCGCGGGTCACGACCGAGGTGATACTGCAAGCCCCGATCGTCCCCACCATGGTGGAGCTGTCCAAGCAGGCCGAGATGGTGGTGGTGGGGTGCCGTGGCCAGAGCGCGGTAGCTAGCGCCCTGCTGGGATCGGTCAGCTCCGGGGTGGTGCATCGCGCGCATTGCCCGGTCACGGTCGTCCACGATGAGGACCCGCTCATGGCGCGCTCGCCGCAGGCGCCTGTGGTGGTGGGCGTCGACGGCTCGCCGACCTCGCAGTTGGCCACGGAGATCGCCTTCGATGAGGCGGACCGGCGCGGCGTGGGATTGATCGCGCTGCATGCCTGGAGTGATATGGGTCCAGTCGACTTTGCGAGCATGAACTGGGCGCCTATCGAATGGCGAAATATCCAAGATCAGGAGGAAGAAGTCCTCGCCGAGCGGCTGTGCGGATATCAGGACCGGTATCCCGATGTGGCTGTGCACAAGATTGTGGTGAGTGACCGACCAGCCCCGCGACTGCTCGAACAGGCCCAGACAGCCCAATTGGTGGTGGTGGGTAGTCATGGCCGCGGTGGGTTTCCCGGCATGTTGCTGGGCTCGGTCAGCCGGGCAGTGGTGAACTCGGCGCGCATTCCGGTCATCGTCGCCCGCATGCCCCGGCGCGATTGA
- a CDS encoding HNH endonuclease, with protein sequence MFEYDVLEPESLAEADDKALVAAISGWARVEAAASARRLAVIGELVARRTRGTDAVNRSRWSCDYWDAAASEVAAAEQISHGLASSQMYLASALRERLPKVAALFLDGAINSRLIATIVWRTTLITNPYLLNAVDTELAKIATGLGPLSAAKTAAAIDALIERHDPEAIRRQERDARGREVVIDTRNSENGTTALWGRLFATDATALDRRLTQLAHTVCDDDPRTLAQRRADALGALAAGADTLACACGNSDCPAAGTDARATNVTVYVLADQTALNTAADPRFGAGEEPVAPTSPTRPARSGQIIGGGTVPAPLLTQLVNNGATVKPLHDPADLPAEPHYRPSRALAAFIRARDLTCRFPGCDQPATHCDIDHAVAHPHGATHPAKVRCW encoded by the coding sequence ATGTTCGAATATGACGTCCTGGAGCCGGAGTCGTTGGCCGAGGCCGACGACAAAGCCCTGGTGGCGGCGATCTCGGGGTGGGCCCGGGTGGAGGCCGCCGCCTCGGCGCGCCGCCTGGCCGTCATCGGCGAACTAGTGGCACGGCGCACCCGCGGAACGGACGCGGTGAACCGGTCGCGCTGGTCATGCGACTACTGGGACGCCGCAGCCTCCGAGGTCGCCGCCGCTGAGCAGATCAGCCACGGTCTGGCGTCCTCTCAGATGTACCTGGCCTCGGCACTGCGTGAGCGACTGCCCAAGGTCGCCGCACTGTTTCTCGACGGGGCGATCAACAGCCGACTGATCGCCACGATCGTCTGGCGCACCACGTTGATCACCAACCCCTACCTGCTCAACGCCGTCGACACCGAGCTCGCCAAGATCGCCACCGGCCTGGGACCCCTCTCGGCGGCCAAGACCGCCGCGGCCATCGACGCCCTGATCGAGCGGCATGACCCCGAAGCCATCCGACGCCAGGAGCGCGACGCCCGCGGCCGCGAAGTCGTCATCGACACCCGCAACAGCGAAAACGGCACCACCGCCCTGTGGGGCCGACTTTTCGCCACCGATGCCACCGCACTCGACCGGCGCCTGACCCAATTAGCCCACACCGTCTGCGACGACGATCCCCGCACCCTGGCCCAACGCCGCGCCGATGCCCTCGGCGCCCTGGCCGCCGGAGCCGACACCCTCGCCTGCGCCTGCGGCAACTCCGACTGCCCGGCCGCCGGCACCGACGCCCGCGCCACCAACGTCACCGTCTACGTGCTGGCCGACCAAACCGCACTGAACACCGCGGCCGATCCGCGATTCGGCGCCGGCGAAGAACCCGTGGCGCCGACATCCCCAACGCGCCCAGCGCGCTCCGGGCAGATCATCGGCGGCGGCACGGTGCCCGCACCGCTGCTGACCCAGCTCGTCAACAACGGCGCCACCGTCAAACCACTGCACGACCCGGCCGACCTGCCCGCCGAACCGCACTACCGTCCCTCACGAGCGCTGGCCGCTTTCATTCGCGCCCGCGACCTCACCTGCCGATTCCCCGGCTGCGACCAGCCCGCCACCCACTGCGACATCGACCATGCCGTGGCCCACCCGCATGGGGCCACCCACCCGGCCAAGGTCAGATGTTGGTAA
- a CDS encoding DUF2892 domain-containing protein, which translates to MTQHRGVDPVEQGMLGMPRPQGWTIERIVALMAGSLILVTLGLGHTRSPRWRIVTGLVGISLLLDAAVGWCPASLVLHRLGVPTAGERASGIHA; encoded by the coding sequence ATGACTCAGCACCGAGGTGTCGATCCCGTCGAACAGGGAATGCTCGGGATGCCCAGACCGCAGGGATGGACGATCGAGCGGATCGTGGCGCTCATGGCGGGAAGCCTGATCCTTGTCACCCTGGGTTTGGGGCATACGCGCTCCCCCCGGTGGCGGATCGTGACCGGCCTTGTCGGGATCAGCCTGCTGCTCGACGCGGCCGTGGGGTGGTGCCCGGCGAGTCTGGTGCTGCATCGGCTGGGGGTTCCGACGGCGGGCGAGCGCGCGTCGGGCATCCACGCCTAG
- a CDS encoding FtsK/SpoIIIE domain-containing protein, which yields MSNSPNRKNHNNNPSPDDDWIGELIVGLLKAAGYLLWWAILFPSLSIPTVVAIWVGFSHGARAGVLTAVVEAAAYLGWWVCQPASFTRWVSAPLRQRFWAWWRYHRNWESVCALHGLTAKLGERTLVPALQSVRIGHHADVLIVKVVTGQSIADWQKRALALAATWDAERLTIRATTPGQLRIIIGRGDVLGQPIAVPMPTPGSAVDLGAVRVGVTESRRWWHLPVLGQHILAAGATGAGKGSVLWSLIAGLAPHVKTGRVRLWVIDPKGGMELSAGAPLFARFCYHTGQPTVELLRELVKLMQTRATRLRGHTRLHTPALAEPLIVLIIDEIAALTTYVTDRKLRAETEQLLGLLLSQGRAVGISVVAAVQDPAKDTLPVRQLFTVRIGLRMTEATQTAMVLGQGARDAGAECDLIADTTPGIGYVMIDGTADPIRVRAFHVTDRDITLLARTFRAPRSGEQGNR from the coding sequence ATGTCGAATAGTCCAAACCGTAAGAACCACAACAACAATCCATCACCCGATGATGACTGGATCGGCGAGCTGATCGTCGGACTACTCAAAGCCGCCGGGTATCTGCTGTGGTGGGCAATCCTGTTTCCCTCCCTGAGCATTCCCACCGTCGTCGCCATCTGGGTCGGTTTCAGTCACGGCGCCCGAGCCGGCGTTTTGACCGCCGTTGTGGAGGCCGCGGCATACCTCGGCTGGTGGGTGTGCCAGCCGGCCTCATTCACCCGGTGGGTCAGCGCTCCGCTGCGGCAGCGTTTCTGGGCGTGGTGGCGTTATCACCGCAACTGGGAATCGGTCTGCGCCCTGCACGGCCTGACCGCCAAACTGGGTGAACGCACGTTGGTGCCTGCCCTGCAATCGGTGCGGATCGGCCATCACGCCGACGTGCTGATCGTCAAGGTGGTGACCGGCCAGTCGATTGCCGACTGGCAGAAACGCGCCCTCGCACTGGCGGCGACCTGGGACGCGGAGCGGTTGACGATCCGCGCCACCACGCCGGGCCAGCTGCGGATCATCATCGGCCGCGGGGATGTGCTCGGCCAGCCGATCGCGGTGCCCATGCCAACCCCGGGTTCGGCGGTCGATCTGGGCGCGGTGCGGGTCGGGGTCACCGAATCACGGCGCTGGTGGCACCTACCGGTATTGGGCCAGCACATCCTGGCCGCCGGTGCCACCGGAGCCGGCAAAGGCTCGGTGTTGTGGTCGCTGATCGCCGGGCTGGCACCCCACGTTAAAACGGGGCGGGTGCGGTTGTGGGTGATCGACCCCAAAGGCGGCATGGAACTCAGTGCCGGCGCGCCGCTGTTCGCCCGGTTCTGCTACCACACCGGTCAGCCCACCGTGGAACTGCTGCGCGAGCTGGTGAAGCTGATGCAGACCCGCGCCACCCGGCTGCGCGGGCACACCCGCCTGCACACCCCCGCCCTCGCTGAGCCGTTGATCGTGCTGATCATTGATGAGATCGCCGCGCTGACCACCTATGTCACCGACCGCAAACTCCGCGCCGAGACAGAACAACTCCTCGGCCTGCTGTTGTCCCAGGGGCGTGCGGTCGGGATATCGGTGGTAGCCGCGGTGCAAGACCCGGCCAAAGACACCCTGCCGGTACGGCAGTTGTTCACCGTGCGGATCGGGCTGCGGATGACCGAGGCTACCCAAACCGCCATGGTCTTGGGCCAAGGAGCCCGCGATGCCGGCGCCGAATGCGACCTGATCGCTGATACCACCCCCGGCATCGGGTACGTGATGATCGATGGCACCGCCGACCCGATACGGGTCCGGGCCTTTCACGTCACCGATCGCGATATCACCTTGTTGGCCCGCACCTTTCGGGCACCGCGTTCAGGCGAACAGGGAAATCGGTGA
- a CDS encoding creatininase family protein has translation MSRRIIPDTTTTDPAATHTVAVLPVGSFEQHGPYLPLGTDTLIATAIASVISQHHNVFQLPPVAFSCSHEHAAYPGTISISATTLAAIVADIIESLARQNIAGLIVVNGHGGNAVLTNVVQQANHPKNPVKVGLYPSREDWTEARAAAGIHSSNHDDMHAGELETSILLATAPDYLRDGWQTSDHTANDRRYLTSLGIHAYAPTGVIGSPSQATAAKGSSALDHLGRNADTLIELLTTR, from the coding sequence GTGAGCCGTCGAATCATCCCCGACACCACCACCACCGACCCTGCGGCCACCCACACGGTCGCGGTGCTGCCGGTCGGCTCATTCGAACAACACGGCCCCTACCTTCCGCTGGGCACCGACACCCTCATCGCCACTGCCATCGCATCCGTAATCAGTCAGCACCACAACGTATTTCAGCTACCACCGGTCGCGTTCAGCTGCTCCCACGAACACGCCGCCTACCCCGGCACCATCAGCATCAGCGCCACCACCTTGGCCGCGATCGTCGCTGACATCATCGAATCGCTGGCACGCCAGAACATCGCCGGGCTGATCGTCGTCAACGGCCACGGCGGCAACGCGGTACTCACCAACGTCGTCCAACAAGCCAACCACCCCAAGAACCCCGTCAAGGTTGGGCTCTACCCCAGCCGCGAAGACTGGACCGAAGCCCGCGCCGCCGCAGGAATCCACAGCAGCAACCACGACGACATGCACGCCGGCGAACTGGAAACCTCCATCCTGCTCGCCACCGCACCCGACTACCTGCGCGACGGCTGGCAGACCAGCGACCACACCGCCAACGACCGCCGCTACCTCACCAGCCTCGGCATCCACGCCTACGCACCCACCGGCGTCATCGGCTCACCATCCCAGGCCACCGCCGCCAAGGGCAGCAGTGCCCTCGACCACCTCGGCCGCAACGCCGACACCCTGATCGAACTCCTCACCACACGTTGA
- a CDS encoding recombinase family protein translates to MAKMKSAGQRAGVRSAAIYARISADVEGTGLGVARQLEDCRKLSADRGWPVGDEYVDNDVSAFSGKPRRQYARMLADLASGARDAVIVYNLDRLHRRPVELEEFVALCESVGVRDVATVTADIDLGNDDGLFMARIFAAFAAKESGRKSARIRRKMLQNAEQGLPHGSVRPFGYEDDKITLRTSEAAVVREMVDRYLAGQSLLSLTVWLNDSGVSPAVAKSWQTSAVRQILCSGRIAGLREHRGEVIGPAKWPAIITPAERDRILARIAARSVTKTRAARTYVLSGMLRCGRCGNRLYSQARHSNPDHRVRRYVCLKGPDHGGCGRLTVVAEPVEALLTDAVLTRLDSRDLAKVLAGKASPNHDVAALAAAVEADQTRLDELAGLYADGAISAREWIAARDPITSRIQQARRDIAEATDTSEVYELAGTGGALRGQWPDLDVERQRSIVKSILDHAVIAPGTPGSRSLDINRVQPHWRI, encoded by the coding sequence ATGGCGAAGATGAAATCCGCTGGTCAGCGGGCTGGGGTGCGGTCGGCGGCGATTTACGCGCGTATCTCGGCTGATGTGGAGGGCACCGGGTTGGGGGTGGCGCGGCAGTTGGAGGATTGCCGCAAGCTGTCTGCTGACCGCGGTTGGCCGGTTGGCGATGAGTATGTCGATAACGATGTGTCGGCGTTCTCGGGCAAGCCGCGTCGGCAGTATGCGCGGATGCTGGCCGATCTGGCATCAGGGGCGCGGGATGCGGTGATCGTCTACAACTTGGACCGGTTGCATCGCCGACCGGTGGAGTTGGAAGAGTTTGTCGCTTTGTGTGAGTCGGTGGGTGTGCGAGACGTGGCTACCGTGACCGCCGATATTGACCTGGGTAACGATGACGGGTTGTTCATGGCCCGGATTTTCGCCGCGTTCGCCGCCAAGGAGTCCGGGCGCAAGTCCGCACGTATTCGCCGCAAGATGTTGCAGAACGCCGAACAGGGACTACCGCACGGCTCGGTGCGCCCGTTCGGCTACGAGGACGACAAGATCACGCTGCGGACGTCGGAGGCGGCGGTGGTGCGTGAGATGGTGGACCGCTACTTGGCGGGCCAGTCGTTGTTGTCGTTGACGGTGTGGCTCAACGACTCCGGCGTTTCCCCGGCGGTGGCCAAGTCGTGGCAGACCTCGGCGGTGCGCCAGATCCTGTGCTCGGGCCGTATCGCCGGGCTGCGGGAGCATCGTGGTGAGGTGATCGGGCCTGCGAAATGGCCGGCGATCATTACGCCGGCGGAGCGGGACCGGATCTTGGCGCGTATCGCGGCGCGGTCGGTGACCAAGACGCGGGCGGCGCGCACATATGTGTTGTCAGGGATGCTGCGGTGTGGGCGTTGCGGTAATCGGCTGTATTCGCAAGCCCGGCACAGTAATCCCGATCATCGGGTGCGCCGCTATGTTTGTCTGAAAGGACCCGATCATGGCGGCTGTGGTCGGCTGACGGTGGTCGCCGAACCGGTTGAGGCTTTGTTGACTGATGCGGTGTTGACCCGCCTGGATTCTCGGGATCTGGCGAAGGTGTTGGCCGGCAAAGCCAGCCCTAATCATGATGTGGCGGCGTTGGCGGCGGCCGTGGAGGCCGATCAAACGCGCCTCGATGAGCTGGCCGGGTTGTATGCCGACGGCGCGATCAGCGCGCGGGAGTGGATCGCGGCCCGCGACCCGATCACCAGCCGCATCCAGCAGGCCAGGCGTGACATCGCTGAGGCCACCGATACCAGTGAGGTTTATGAGTTGGCGGGCACCGGCGGGGCGTTGCGCGGCCAATGGCCCGACCTCGACGTGGAACGCCAGCGGAGCATCGTCAAATCGATCCTGGATCACGCGGTGATCGCACCGGGCACCCCCGGTTCCCGCAGTCTCGACATTAACCGCGTGCAACCCCATTGGCGCATCTAG
- a CDS encoding plasmid replication initiator protein yields the protein MCRRASSPGFGSWWRRVESVGYCAHPIQLLGADTAGRQHTVWTRCNNRRHAVCPSCSDLYARDTWQLVHAGAAGGHHDIPVEVANRPQVFTTLTAPSYGAVHNATGTPCHAIPNRSAGRCRHENCLRCTIIHSVDDPLVGQPLCADCYDYLGHILFTWHLPELWRRFTIALRRAVATHLKTVGVKPGSVRVSFVKVVELQARAIPHIHALIRLDPPPATNDTTKSGDHDRHGPAAPRGGGVSRPVAEQHPGWSSPITAAELAALIQHAASRVSIDVPAGDDDYPNPGGVRTVRFGTQIDTQPLTPEPITASDSEVDDTAVASASRLSPRRVAAYLAKYVTKSLHDFGITARRLSAEAIGELDVTEHVRAILSTIAGLAEHPASAGPSLAGIGRWLHTLGYRGHITTKSRRYSTTMGALRAARATWTRNQIAKHSGRQDDTQSAHFADDVTASTGRQQQPIDTDEMLWEFDRAGHASAGDRVLVISAALRHISARITGITESRTVSTRISPPPRGAG from the coding sequence ATGTGCCGGCGCGCCTCCTCACCCGGTTTCGGGTCGTGGTGGCGGCGAGTGGAATCGGTCGGTTACTGCGCCCACCCGATCCAGCTGCTCGGTGCCGACACCGCCGGGCGTCAGCACACGGTGTGGACGCGCTGCAACAACCGCCGTCACGCGGTGTGCCCGTCATGCTCAGACCTCTACGCCCGCGACACCTGGCAACTCGTGCACGCCGGAGCCGCCGGCGGCCACCACGACATACCCGTCGAGGTCGCCAACCGTCCGCAAGTGTTCACCACCTTGACCGCCCCCAGCTACGGGGCCGTGCACAACGCCACCGGAACCCCGTGTCACGCCATACCCAACAGGTCGGCGGGCCGCTGCCGGCACGAAAACTGCCTGCGCTGCACCATAATCCACAGTGTCGATGACCCTCTGGTGGGCCAACCATTGTGCGCGGACTGCTACGACTATCTGGGACATATCTTGTTCACCTGGCATCTGCCCGAGCTGTGGCGGCGGTTCACCATCGCACTACGGCGCGCCGTGGCGACGCACCTGAAAACAGTTGGCGTCAAGCCCGGCTCGGTGCGGGTCAGCTTCGTCAAAGTCGTTGAATTGCAAGCCCGCGCCATACCCCACATCCATGCCCTGATCCGCCTCGACCCGCCACCCGCCACCAACGACACCACGAAATCAGGTGACCACGATCGTCACGGCCCCGCCGCCCCGCGGGGTGGTGGGGTGTCTCGTCCGGTAGCCGAGCAGCATCCCGGCTGGTCGTCACCGATCACCGCCGCCGAGCTGGCCGCCTTGATCCAACACGCTGCCAGTCGCGTCAGTATCGACGTGCCCGCCGGCGACGACGATTACCCCAACCCGGGCGGGGTGCGCACGGTGCGGTTCGGCACCCAAATTGATACCCAACCATTGACACCCGAACCAATAACCGCAAGCGATTCCGAAGTCGACGACACCGCAGTCGCTTCGGCCTCGCGGTTGTCGCCGCGCAGGGTTGCGGCATATCTGGCGAAATACGTCACCAAATCCCTGCACGACTTCGGCATCACCGCGCGCCGGCTGTCCGCAGAAGCGATCGGCGAACTCGACGTTACTGAACATGTGCGGGCCATCCTGTCCACCATCGCCGGACTCGCCGAACACCCAGCGTCCGCGGGTCCGTCGTTGGCGGGGATTGGGCGCTGGCTGCACACCCTGGGCTACCGCGGCCACATCACTACCAAATCGCGGCGCTATTCGACCACCATGGGTGCCCTGCGCGCCGCCCGCGCCACCTGGACCCGTAACCAGATAGCCAAACATTCAGGGCGACAGGACGATACGCAATCCGCCCATTTCGCTGACGACGTGACGGCGAGCACAGGCAGGCAGCAGCAACCGATCGACACCGATGAGATGCTGTGGGAGTTCGACCGCGCCGGACACGCCAGCGCCGGTGACCGCGTCCTGGTCATCTCCGCAGCCCTGCGCCACATCAGCGCCCGCATCACCGGTATCACCGAATCCCGGACTGTCTCCACCCGCATCTCGCCGCCACCACGCGGGGCAGGGTGA
- a CDS encoding sulfite exporter TauE/SafE family protein, translating into MMLGAARLAAALPLGLLVGLSLGALGGGGSILAVPALVYGAGETPHTATTTSLIVVGASALAGIFGHLPAGRVRLGWGLTFGLVGIGGSFLGSLSSQAVPDDVLLLAFSGLILVAAWRMHRRSGETPCHAKQHTAPASTLGPGRARPSQTPEHTRIVIPTAVRVVIAGTAVGFLTGFFGVGGGFVVVPALVLTLGYEMPVAVGTSLLVIAMSSAEGLFFRLESGDVDWAVALPFTAAGMVGVLLGDVVAAKVPAARLTLWFVWLMVAVALYTAGESALT; encoded by the coding sequence ATGATGCTGGGCGCCGCCCGCCTGGCCGCGGCGCTGCCGTTGGGTTTGTTGGTCGGGTTGTCGCTGGGCGCCCTCGGGGGTGGCGGATCGATTCTGGCGGTGCCGGCGCTGGTCTACGGGGCGGGCGAGACGCCGCACACGGCGACGACGACCTCGCTCATCGTGGTCGGGGCATCCGCCCTGGCCGGGATTTTCGGCCACCTGCCGGCGGGGCGGGTGCGTCTCGGGTGGGGCCTGACGTTCGGGCTCGTCGGCATCGGCGGATCGTTTCTGGGCTCGTTGAGCAGTCAAGCGGTACCCGATGATGTGCTGCTGCTGGCCTTCTCCGGCTTGATCCTGGTCGCTGCGTGGCGCATGCATCGCCGCTCCGGTGAGACGCCGTGCCACGCCAAACAACACACGGCCCCGGCGAGCACCCTCGGCCCGGGTCGGGCGCGGCCGTCGCAAACACCCGAGCACACGCGAATCGTCATCCCCACCGCTGTGCGGGTGGTGATCGCCGGAACCGCGGTGGGGTTTCTCACCGGGTTCTTCGGTGTGGGCGGCGGTTTCGTCGTCGTGCCCGCACTGGTGCTCACCCTGGGCTACGAGATGCCGGTCGCCGTCGGCACCTCGCTGCTCGTGATCGCCATGAGCTCGGCCGAAGGGTTGTTCTTTCGCCTGGAGAGCGGCGACGTCGATTGGGCGGTCGCGTTACCTTTCACCGCGGCAGGGATGGTCGGGGTGCTCCTCGGGGACGTGGTCGCCGCCAAGGTGCCGGCTGCACGGCTCACGTTGTGGTTCGTCTGGCTGATGGTGGCGGTCGCTCTCTACACGGCCGGCGAATCGGCGCTGACGTGA
- a CDS encoding YeeE/YedE family protein — protein sequence MTAPLWVGLLIGAAFGVPAALWGIGNPETVIRTARLVDRLLIGCFAFVTAIGAVMLYGLYALGFAMHFSPKPLYVYGVTLGGLLFGVGVAISGYFPGSEWIALGEGRRDVLYAIPGGLLGAAAWTVLYETPTGHWLVSAANFGDLVVTGHIAHIPRLATFVVAVGYAAAALTLLYFLPRYQGGRHSCFRHLASCPLDEHDLVLMRDTAAYLAEGAVDPTRSRTPTWYQRLTSREVPAANFYARTISAVGLAVATVTVLAIFLHQIFGQSTTYSWLVGHLLLPQFTYSTEVFASIGWEPFTDVGVFFGGFVCALFISRRFTAFHPVVPPTWRNRFGPSTVRRAIGCFGGSFLVLFGARMAGGCTSGHMLSGGIQLALSGWLFTAATVAAMLVTARFMYRDVSSLTNPDAPGTQPPRSQHRHQSEPTTVRTAVLLGVALAGFATMTVISAILTGGRNLGQLTLTDVLIPALIPLLLLIAVTTASRHGPAVAWHHTNKGQR from the coding sequence GTGACCGCTCCGCTGTGGGTGGGGTTGTTGATCGGCGCCGCGTTCGGCGTTCCCGCCGCGCTGTGGGGAATCGGCAATCCCGAAACCGTCATTCGAACGGCCAGGCTGGTGGACCGCCTGCTCATCGGCTGCTTTGCGTTCGTCACCGCGATCGGCGCGGTGATGCTCTACGGGCTCTACGCCCTGGGGTTCGCGATGCATTTTTCGCCCAAGCCGCTCTATGTCTACGGGGTGACGTTGGGGGGACTGTTGTTCGGTGTGGGCGTGGCCATCAGCGGCTACTTCCCCGGCAGCGAATGGATCGCCCTCGGCGAAGGCCGCCGCGACGTCCTCTATGCGATTCCCGGCGGTCTGCTGGGGGCGGCGGCCTGGACGGTCCTCTACGAGACGCCGACCGGGCACTGGCTAGTCAGCGCAGCGAACTTCGGGGATCTGGTGGTCACCGGGCACATCGCCCACATCCCGCGGCTAGCGACGTTCGTCGTCGCGGTCGGCTATGCGGCGGCGGCCCTGACCCTGCTGTACTTCCTGCCCCGGTATCAGGGCGGCAGACACAGTTGTTTTCGGCACCTGGCGAGCTGTCCCCTCGACGAACACGACCTGGTACTCATGCGCGACACCGCGGCATACCTCGCCGAAGGGGCCGTCGATCCGACGCGCTCACGCACCCCCACCTGGTATCAGCGCCTGACCTCGCGCGAGGTACCCGCCGCCAACTTCTACGCGCGCACCATCAGTGCCGTCGGGTTGGCCGTCGCGACTGTCACGGTCCTGGCGATCTTCCTGCACCAGATCTTCGGCCAGTCCACCACGTACTCCTGGTTGGTCGGGCACCTGCTGTTGCCGCAGTTCACCTACAGCACAGAGGTTTTCGCGAGTATCGGCTGGGAGCCGTTCACCGACGTCGGGGTGTTTTTCGGTGGGTTCGTCTGCGCGCTGTTCATCAGCCGGCGCTTCACCGCCTTTCACCCGGTCGTTCCGCCGACGTGGCGCAACCGGTTCGGCCCCAGCACGGTCAGACGCGCGATCGGATGCTTCGGCGGGTCTTTTCTGGTGCTCTTCGGCGCCCGGATGGCCGGCGGGTGCACCAGCGGCCACATGCTCAGCGGCGGCATCCAACTGGCGTTGAGCGGATGGCTGTTCACCGCCGCGACGGTGGCCGCGATGCTGGTGACGGCCCGGTTTATGTACCGTGACGTGAGTTCGCTGACGAACCCCGACGCCCCGGGCACCCAACCGCCGCGCAGCCAACACCGTCACCAAAGTGAGCCGACGACCGTGCGCACGGCAGTGCTCCTAGGCGTCGCGCTGGCTGGCTTCGCCACCATGACCGTCATCAGTGCGATCCTGACCGGCGGGCGAAACCTGGGGCAGCTCACACTCACCGACGTGCTGATACCCGCGCTGATCCCGCTGCTACTGCTGATCGCGGTAACCACCGCCTCCCGCCACGGCCCAGCCGTAGCGTGGCACCACACGAATAAGGGACAACGTTGA
- a CDS encoding transposase, protein MREQLAGLHKLHLIAACADLATSGIARTPAEAVTVAVKSLAQRCRQLDAETKALDIQIEALTAQACPPLRQVYGVGPDTAATLLVALGDNPERIGSDAAFAKLCGVSPIEASSGKTVRHRLNRGGNRDANRALHIICVVRLRRHQSTRDYLARRISEGRTKPEIMCCIKRYIAREIYHAVLPTRQEIPTQTIATT, encoded by the coding sequence TTGCGTGAACAGCTCGCCGGTTTGCATAAACTCCATCTCATCGCTGCATGTGCCGACCTGGCCACATCCGGAATCGCCCGTACCCCAGCAGAAGCGGTCACCGTCGCGGTGAAATCGCTGGCCCAGCGTTGTCGGCAACTCGACGCCGAGACCAAGGCATTGGACATCCAGATCGAGGCTCTCACCGCCCAGGCGTGCCCACCGTTGCGTCAGGTGTACGGCGTGGGCCCCGACACCGCCGCTACCCTGCTCGTCGCCCTCGGCGACAACCCGGAACGCATCGGTTCCGACGCCGCGTTCGCCAAACTCTGCGGTGTCTCGCCCATCGAAGCATCCAGCGGCAAAACCGTGCGGCACCGACTTAATCGCGGCGGAAACAGAGACGCCAACCGCGCCCTGCACATCATCTGCGTTGTTCGACTCCGCCGCCACCAATCCACCCGCGACTATCTCGCCCGCCGCATCAGCGAAGGCAGGACCAAACCCGAAATCATGTGCTGCATAAAGAGATACATCGCCCGCGAGATCTACCACGCCGTGCTGCCCACCCGCCAAGAAATCCCCACTCAAACCATTGCCACAACGTAG